A portion of the Trichoplusia ni isolate ovarian cell line Hi5 chromosome 12, tn1, whole genome shotgun sequence genome contains these proteins:
- the LOC113499617 gene encoding jupiter microtubule associated homolog 1-like isoform X2: MSANQEALRNSARMTSTSFNVGLNDNTRLSSRVLRPPGGGHTDIFGGEPEPQQTPRRGPPASTIGSVVGPDEPKPTNGTEASQNGQKSPVEAAPAPVEAAAKPASPVKSEPAAGARAEPPKRVRVPPGGFSSGLW; encoded by the exons TGCAAGGATGACTTCAACATCTTTCAACGTGGGTCTGAACGACAACACGCGTCTGTCTAGCCGAGTGCTGCGCCCTCCCGGCGGCGGCCACACCGACATCTTCGGAGGGGAGCCCGAGCCGCAGCAGACTCCGCGCCGCGGACCTCCCGCGTCCACCATCGGATCTGTCGTCG GACCCGATGAGCCGAAGCCAACCAACGGCACAGAAGCGAGCCAGAACGGTCAGAAGAGCCCGGTGGAGGCAGCCCCCGCGCCGGTGGAGGCGGCGGCCAAGCCGGCCAGCCCCGTGAAGTCGGAGCCGGCGGCGGGGGCCCGCGCCGAGCCGCCCAAGCGCGTCCGCGTGCCGCCCGGCGGCTTCTCGTCGGGGCTGTGGTAA
- the LOC113499617 gene encoding jupiter microtubule associated homolog 1-like isoform X1, which produces MTSTSFNVGLNDNTRLSSRVLRPPGGGHTDIFGGEPEPQQTPRRGPPASTIGSVVGPDEPKPTNGTEASQNGQKSPVEAAPAPVEAAAKPASPVKSEPAAGARAEPPKRVRVPPGGFSSGLW; this is translated from the exons ATGACTTCAACATCTTTCAACGTGGGTCTGAACGACAACACGCGTCTGTCTAGCCGAGTGCTGCGCCCTCCCGGCGGCGGCCACACCGACATCTTCGGAGGGGAGCCCGAGCCGCAGCAGACTCCGCGCCGCGGACCTCCCGCGTCCACCATCGGATCTGTCGTCG GACCCGATGAGCCGAAGCCAACCAACGGCACAGAAGCGAGCCAGAACGGTCAGAAGAGCCCGGTGGAGGCAGCCCCCGCGCCGGTGGAGGCGGCGGCCAAGCCGGCCAGCCCCGTGAAGTCGGAGCCGGCGGCGGGGGCCCGCGCCGAGCCGCCCAAGCGCGTCCGCGTGCCGCCCGGCGGCTTCTCGTCGGGGCTGTGGTAA